The following coding sequences lie in one Notolabrus celidotus isolate fNotCel1 chromosome 20, fNotCel1.pri, whole genome shotgun sequence genomic window:
- the arl16 gene encoding ADP-ribosylation factor-like protein 16 isoform X1, translated as MVGTNLTDLTLKKKKVTLRELGGCMGPIWPCYYKDCSSVIFMVDPSNIAQVSSSCIQLLSVLSAEPLCRAPVLILFNKRDMPCTMSLTELKSLLRMDDIIAFASQPITSLELSARTGQGLQEVLTWLENIAVK; from the exons ATG GTGGGGACGAACCTGACAGACCTgacactgaagaagaagaaggtgacaTTAAGAGAGCTGGGAGGCTGCATGGGCCCCATATGGCCATGTTACTACAAAGACTGCTCCTCTGTCATT TTCATGGTGGACCCATCCAACATTGCCCAGGTATCCTCCTCCTGCATCCAACTGCTTTCAGTCCTGTCTGCTGAGCCTCTGTGCCGTGCCCCTGTGCTTATCCTCTTCAATAAAAG AGACATGCCTTGCACTATGAGTCTCACAGAGTTAAAGTCCCTGCTCAGAATGGATGACATCATTGCATTTGCTTCTCAGCCAATCACATCACTTGAACTCAGTGCTCGCACTGGACAGGGACTGCAGGAGGTGCTGACTTGGTTGGAGAACATCGCAGTGAAGTGA
- the fn3krp gene encoding LOW QUALITY PROTEIN: ketosamine-3-kinase (The sequence of the model RefSeq protein was modified relative to this genomic sequence to represent the inferred CDS: inserted 1 base in 1 codon; deleted 4 bases in 4 codons) — translation MEAKLKKELGTTMLKSTGHSGGGCISEGQSYHTDSGRVFVKINHKSEAKLMFDGEMASLEAIFKTETIKVPKPVKVIELDTKGCMFVMEXLDMRGLSKYSKQLGEKMADLHLHNKRQLETLNKEQQTVGKGAGQSEVEAVEKFGFHVKTWLGYLPQENEWEKNWVTFFSRCRLQHQLNMVENGESYGDREAENYGQNYRERYPSFSQIWK, via the exons ATGGAGGCTAAGTTGAAGAAGGAGTTGGGGACAACCATGTTGAAGTCAACGGGTCACTCAGGAGGTGGATGT ATCAGCGAGGGCCAAAGTTATCATACTGACTCTGGGAGAGTGTTTGTGAAGATAAATCATAAGAGCGAG GCAAAACTAATGTTTGATGGGGAGATGGCCAGTTTGGAAGCCATTTTTAAGACAGAAACCATCAAAGTC CCCAAGCCTGTGAAGGTGATTGAGCTTGACACAAAAGGATGCATGTTTGTGATGG CTCTGGACATGAGAGGTCTTAGCAA GTACTCAAAGCAACTTGGAGAG AAGATGGCAGATCTGCAT CTCCACAACAAGAGACAGTTGGAAacattaaataaagagcagcagACAGTGG GGAAAGGAGCTGGCCAGTCCGAGGTTGAAGCTGTTGAGAAATTTGGCTTCCATGTAAAGACATGGCTGGGATATCTACCACAG GAAAACGAATGGGAGAAGAACTGGGTGACGTTTTTCTCCAGGTGCAGACTGCAGCACCAGCTCAACATGGTGGAGAATGGAGAATCTTATGGAGACAGAGAGGCCGAGAACTATGGCCAGAACTACAG AGAAAGATACCCCAGTTTTTCACAGATATGGAAATAG
- the arl16 gene encoding ADP-ribosylation factor-like protein 16 isoform X3, with protein MGPIWPCYYKDCSSVIFMVDPSNIAQVSSSCIQLLSVLSAEPLCRAPVLILFNKRDMPCTMSLTELKSLLRMDDIIAFASQPITSLELSARTGQGLQEVLTWLENIAVK; from the exons ATGGGCCCCATATGGCCATGTTACTACAAAGACTGCTCCTCTGTCATT TTCATGGTGGACCCATCCAACATTGCCCAGGTATCCTCCTCCTGCATCCAACTGCTTTCAGTCCTGTCTGCTGAGCCTCTGTGCCGTGCCCCTGTGCTTATCCTCTTCAATAAAAG AGACATGCCTTGCACTATGAGTCTCACAGAGTTAAAGTCCCTGCTCAGAATGGATGACATCATTGCATTTGCTTCTCAGCCAATCACATCACTTGAACTCAGTGCTCGCACTGGACAGGGACTGCAGGAGGTGCTGACTTGGTTGGAGAACATCGCAGTGAAGTGA
- the arl16 gene encoding ADP-ribosylation factor-like protein 16 isoform X2, translated as MVGTNLTDLTLKKKKFMVDPSNIAQVSSSCIQLLSVLSAEPLCRAPVLILFNKRDMPCTMSLTELKSLLRMDDIIAFASQPITSLELSARTGQGLQEVLTWLENIAVK; from the exons ATG GTGGGGACGAACCTGACAGACCTgacactgaagaagaagaag TTCATGGTGGACCCATCCAACATTGCCCAGGTATCCTCCTCCTGCATCCAACTGCTTTCAGTCCTGTCTGCTGAGCCTCTGTGCCGTGCCCCTGTGCTTATCCTCTTCAATAAAAG AGACATGCCTTGCACTATGAGTCTCACAGAGTTAAAGTCCCTGCTCAGAATGGATGACATCATTGCATTTGCTTCTCAGCCAATCACATCACTTGAACTCAGTGCTCGCACTGGACAGGGACTGCAGGAGGTGCTGACTTGGTTGGAGAACATCGCAGTGAAGTGA